From the genome of Hydrogenovibrio kuenenii DSM 12350:
TTAACAGAGCTTAAAGGAAATCACCCAGCCTGGCAGATTTTTAGTCTGGCAAATCACCACTCATGCTGGCCGGCATAATAAGAAAATGCCGCCATAAAGGCTGGTTCTTGAAATTTTTTCAAGCCGGTTTCGGCAAAGGTAATCGGCAAAGGATATTTTTTCAGGTTTTCTTTTTGTTCCGTTGCCGACATCAAAGACACCGCCACATTCGGCATCAACTGTAGCGCAGCTTCTAGCTTAAAACCATTCGCTCCGCCAGCAAACTTGCCTTTTTTCAAGCGTGCGCGAATCACCACATTATCAATCTGATAATCCTGGATTAATTTAGCAAACGTTTTTTGAAAATACTTTAAATCTTCCGTCTTGTCTGGGTTCTGGCAAGTCACTCGTCGTACCCGACAATCAGGCAAATGAAAAATATCCGCTTCTACTTTCAGTAAACTGATAATCGCATCATTCCCACTCAACTCTACACCGCAAATCACCATAACCTTCTCCCAATTCGTTTAAAGCAATAAAAGAGATTATCTCAATAACCTGAACGATTCGGGAAATTCTTTCAATGAAACCGTTGTTTTAAGATTCCTGCGCCGTTTTTTGATTGTTTTTTGACCTTGCTGACGTAGAATGAAAGGCAAAAACTCACTCTGTGGATTAACCGAAATGAATGACTCTTATCGCCTCAATATGGATCTTGCCGAACAAGCTTATACGCTTGGCGATCAATTGGAATGGGTAAACAGCCCCTCTGATGGCGTCTCCCGTGTGCATCTTGAACGTGAAGCCAAGGAGTCCGGTCATACCACAAGCTTTGTGAAGTTTGCGCCAGGCTCCTCTTTTTCTCCCCATACTCACCCTTTGGGAGAAGAAATCTATGTAATGGAAGGGGTCTTTTCGGATGAAAACGGTGACTATCCCGCAGGCACCTACTTAAGAAATCCACCCGGCTCTAACCATAAACCGTTTACAAAAGAAGGCTGTACACTTTTCGTTAAACTGGATCAGTTTCAAGCCGGAGATACAGAGCAAGTGGTCATCCGCCCAGAAGATCAGCAATGGCGTCCTGGCATTGGTAACTTAGAAGTCTTGCCATTACATCAGTTCAAAACCGAATCGACTGCACTGGTTTTTTGGCCGGCCGGCGAAGTTTTCCAACCCCATACTCACTGGGGCGGAGAAGAAATCGTCGTCCTATCTGGAACCTTTATTGATGAAAGCGGGCACTACCCTGCTGGCAGCTGGATCAGAAACCCAGATCAAAGTCGTCATCATCCTTATGTTGAAGAAGATACATTAATATTGGTAAAGGTTGGTCACCTGATTCACTTAAATGATGCCGTAGGGTAAACGTTTTGAGCTCTCTTATTTCTTCTATTAGTATTTTGGTCATACTCATTGGTCTGATTAGCGCCCTGAGACATTTTGGCGTTTTGCGTAAAGAAGATGGCAATCTATTTGCCCACATCGTCACTCACATCACGCTACCGGCAGTTATTTTTGATGCGTTGTCCCACGCCCAACAACTTGAGTGGGATTATATTTTGGTCGTGATTTTTATCTTACTTGCTGAATCTTTAATGTTAATGATTGCCTGGTTTATCGGCAAAACACTAAAACTTGCTGACGCACAACTCGGCAGCCTCATGCTGGTATCTGCATTTGGAAGTTCGGCATTGCTTGGATATGCCATTATCCAAGAAGCTTTTCCTGGTAATGCCGATGCACTGTCAGAAGCGGTTGTGATTTCAGAATTAGGTGTGGGAATTGGCCTGTTTACACTTGGGACAATGGTGGCCATTTATTTCGGCAAAAAAACCTCCCATGCTTTTACGCCACTGCAAAGCTTAGTAGATTTTTCTAAGTCACCTATTTTTATTTCCATTGTGCTAGGTCTTGGCTACTGGCTTCTAGGCTTGCCAACTCATGGCGCAATCACTGAACCACTATTCGATGTCATCCATTTAATCGCAGAAGCCAACACCTTCTTTGTTGCTTTAACCGTAGGCGTATTACTGCAATTCAGTTCTTTAGCCAGCATTCTAGGCTTAACCCTAATTGTTATTTTTCTTAAGTTGATTTTGAGCCCTTTGCTGATTTGGCTACCTACCTTAGCATTGGATTTAAAAACCTGGCAAGTTCAGGTCATTATCCTAGAAGCCGCCATGCCTTCGGCAATGCTAAGCGTAGTATTGGCTACAAAATATGGGTGTGATGGGGTTTTAGCATCGAGATTGGTTTTTATGACAACCATCGCCAGTATCGTGACAACGCTATTGATGGTAAGTTGGTTGTGATACTCTCAAACAAGAGTACTAGCTTTAGATTCTTTTGCAAGTTTTGAAATATGCTTAATCGCTTTTTCTGAAACCACTTCAATCCAATTAGGTAAACTTTCTGCGGGGATTGGTCGAGCAATCGCATAGCCTTGAACTTTACAGCAGCCCATTTGATAAAGCTTATTACAGTGCTCTATGGTTTCAACCCCTTCAGCAATCACATCACGACCAAATGCCTGTGTTAGCTTTAAAACACCATCAACAATTGCCAAATCATCCTTATCGACTAACATATCCCTTACAAAACTTTGATCTATCTTAATCAGTTTTGCCGGCAAATGCCTCAAGTAAGTCAATGACGAATAGCCTGTACCAAAATCATCAAGCGCAAACTCCACACCTAGCGTCTGGCAATAACGCATTAACTCGCTAACATTACCCACTTCTTCCAGAGCTGTGGTTTCAAGAACCTCAAACTGCAATGCACGCTCTGCAATACCTGGATAACGACTAAAACACGTCTCAATACGATTTTTAAAGTCCTTTTGCTGTAACGATCTTGCACCAATATTAACGCTGATCGGCATATCAAGCCCAAGATCATGCCACTCTTCCCACTGTCGCATAGCTTCCTTCATCACCCATTCATCGATTTCTATACTCAACGAATGATCGTTAACGATTGGAAGAAATTCATCCGGATAAAGCAATCCTTTCTCAGGGTGTTGCCAGCGGATTAACGCCTCTACGCCACAGATTTCTTCTTTTTCCAAATCTGCTTTAGGCTGGTAATGTAAAACAAACTGATCCTCTCTAAGCGCAACCCGAATATCAAGTAACATAGCCGATTGCGACTTAACCACCGCATCCTGATCAACATCAAAGAAGCGGAATCGATTTTTACCTTCTTGTTTGGCTTGATACATTGCCTGATCGGCATGACGAATTAAAAGATCTGCATCAGAAAGATCATTAGGATAAAGTGCAACACCGATACTTGCCGATACTTTGATTAAAGCACCATCAATTAAGATAGGTTCAGAGACTGAATATAAAACCCTTTCCAAAACAGGTTCGCTAGCTTGCGCTGAATCTAAATCCACCAAAAGTGCGACAAATTCATCCCCACCTAAACGAGCAAGGGTATCTTCAGCTCGTAGTGATTTCTGCATTTTTTCAGAAATTTTCATTAATAACTGGTCACCCACATCATGACCATAAAGGTCATTGACCTCTTTAAAACCGTCAAGGTCTACAAATAAAACCGCTAACGAACTCTCGTTCCTATCCGCATGGATAATAGCTTGCTGCAATCGATCCGCCAGTAAAACACGATTCGGTAATTGTGTCAGAACATCATAGTGGGCAATATGCTCTAACCGTTGTTGGTTTTGCTTTATCGCGGTAACATCGGTAAAAATGCCCATATAATTCTGAGGTTGTCCATTATCATCATTGATAGCGCTAATGGTGATAACCTCAGCATATACCTCTCCGTTCTTATGACGATTCCACATCTCCCCTGTCCAATATCCTTTGCTGGATATGTCAGTCCACATATCTTTATAAAAGTCAGGAGGTTGTAAATTTGATTTCAACATTCTCGGGTTTTTACCCAAAACTTCTTCTCGGCTATAGCCTGTTATCTCTGAAAAGCCTTTATTAACATCAATAATATTCCCTTGCGAATCTGTAATAGTGATACCTTCACGAGCGTAATCAAATACATTACTTATTAATTTTAGATGATTTTGTGCCTTAACTCTCGCAGTGATGTCACGGGATAAAACCACAAAACTATAGCCCTCTTCCCGTTTTTCTTTGCATGAAACAGACAGTTCAAAATATCTAATGCCATCGCGTGTCTGCATGTGATACTGTTTACCGATAGAACGTCCTGTTAAACGAGCTTCTTCGAAAGAAGCATCGCAAACCTCTACAACATCTTGAGGCAGTATCTCTTGATACGTCTTTCCTAAAAATTCTGCTGGTTTTATATAAAGTTCTTCTACCTCTGCAGCCGTATGATAATTAAGAATGACACCATCATTGCTTACCTCAAATAAAAGGTCGGGAATAGCATCCAAAGTCGCTTTAAGCTGATTTTGAGATTCAATCAGTGCCTGTTCGGACTTTTTAAGCTCACCGATATCTC
Proteins encoded in this window:
- a CDS encoding AEC family transporter, whose amino-acid sequence is MSSLISSISILVILIGLISALRHFGVLRKEDGNLFAHIVTHITLPAVIFDALSHAQQLEWDYILVVIFILLAESLMLMIAWFIGKTLKLADAQLGSLMLVSAFGSSALLGYAIIQEAFPGNADALSEAVVISELGVGIGLFTLGTMVAIYFGKKTSHAFTPLQSLVDFSKSPIFISIVLGLGYWLLGLPTHGAITEPLFDVIHLIAEANTFFVALTVGVLLQFSSLASILGLTLIVIFLKLILSPLLIWLPTLALDLKTWQVQVIILEAAMPSAMLSVVLATKYGCDGVLASRLVFMTTIASIVTTLLMVSWL
- a CDS encoding EAL domain-containing protein yields the protein MTLGGFNFCLYKNLGCKKLWGLAPSNFYFLTLSALLLVFSSLSQAHETSLGFEKVFNQQNVVMLMIDPDSGKIVEANPAAAKFYGYPMQSLEQMTIQQINLLPKKQVASDRKSASAEDKNTFIFQHKLANGEVRTVEVHSEPYQVKGKTLLLSMVNDITEERSHSKGLWAYQTALENIVHFQKNQLAQEKEKQIYLLSGGILLQMALIGYLLYDIRRRKKLQHKLNSVAGTLSQIMNAATEVSIVATDTKGIITKFNSGAQKLLGYTEDEMVGKATPGAFHLTKEVEQKKAILEKEFGPIESDMQVFTLKAHEEGGNQGEWTFIDKNGNHILVSLVVTPIYAKNGKEVIGYLGVARDIGELKKSEQALIESQNQLKATLDAIPDLLFEVSNDGVILNYHTAAEVEELYIKPAEFLGKTYQEILPQDVVEVCDASFEEARLTGRSIGKQYHMQTRDGIRYFELSVSCKEKREEGYSFVVLSRDITARVKAQNHLKLISNVFDYAREGITITDSQGNIIDVNKGFSEITGYSREEVLGKNPRMLKSNLQPPDFYKDMWTDISSKGYWTGEMWNRHKNGEVYAEVITISAINDDNGQPQNYMGIFTDVTAIKQNQQRLEHIAHYDVLTQLPNRVLLADRLQQAIIHADRNESSLAVLFVDLDGFKEVNDLYGHDVGDQLLMKISEKMQKSLRAEDTLARLGGDEFVALLVDLDSAQASEPVLERVLYSVSEPILIDGALIKVSASIGVALYPNDLSDADLLIRHADQAMYQAKQEGKNRFRFFDVDQDAVVKSQSAMLLDIRVALREDQFVLHYQPKADLEKEEICGVEALIRWQHPEKGLLYPDEFLPIVNDHSLSIEIDEWVMKEAMRQWEEWHDLGLDMPISVNIGARSLQQKDFKNRIETCFSRYPGIAERALQFEVLETTALEEVGNVSELMRYCQTLGVEFALDDFGTGYSSLTYLRHLPAKLIKIDQSFVRDMLVDKDDLAIVDGVLKLTQAFGRDVIAEGVETIEHCNKLYQMGCCKVQGYAIARPIPAESLPNWIEVVSEKAIKHISKLAKESKASTLV
- a CDS encoding cupin domain-containing protein, whose protein sequence is MNDSYRLNMDLAEQAYTLGDQLEWVNSPSDGVSRVHLEREAKESGHTTSFVKFAPGSSFSPHTHPLGEEIYVMEGVFSDENGDYPAGTYLRNPPGSNHKPFTKEGCTLFVKLDQFQAGDTEQVVIRPEDQQWRPGIGNLEVLPLHQFKTESTALVFWPAGEVFQPHTHWGGEEIVVLSGTFIDESGHYPAGSWIRNPDQSRHHPYVEEDTLILVKVGHLIHLNDAVG
- a CDS encoding DUF3010 family protein, which translates into the protein MVICGVELSGNDAIISLLKVEADIFHLPDCRVRRVTCQNPDKTEDLKYFQKTFAKLIQDYQIDNVVIRARLKKGKFAGGANGFKLEAALQLMPNVAVSLMSATEQKENLKKYPLPITFAETGLKKFQEPAFMAAFSYYAGQHEW